A region of Drosophila suzukii chromosome 2L, CBGP_Dsuzu_IsoJpt1.0, whole genome shotgun sequence DNA encodes the following proteins:
- the Lrch gene encoding leucine-rich repeat and calponin homology domain-containing protein isoform X2: protein MAATVYQRLHSVAVGVGNAAGSGSASLPGSGSGTGSGTGSGHGNTSSSSALLSHSQLTRSLERILEEAHFSGELILTNRKLKDFPRTGTKYSLTDTVIADLSRNRFAELPEEVTTFAFLETLLLYHNTIRSIPESVKQLSSLTYLDLRSNQLSSLPREICFLPLQVLLVSNNRLASLPDELGRLDQTLTDLDASYNQLANLPARLGELRTLRSLSLRSNHLMYLPRELTCLSLISLDVSNNKIASLPLEIRHMSTLVELQLENNPLTSPPASLCMRGLVHVFKFLETQATKDEKGSRSGGNYDGYTTLRRAPRHNSSGNVLEASTTGSSNNQRRHQVDSGYSTSDGLDKRWSHDVPTKSKTDSPLHCVSSSAAATLPRTLPSAVHSHADLMDASLTSSTSTIVDESLTLSPAASPCKLSYAHSNSSSNSSSPDQDEDIMIDHQERTVHHANGKSGKGLGNIQTYKEYKEALKQQRNQEISVYKQKHPNANHSPNDEEDLSPSPPAISNGSSSNTLPKSIMKQNSNQNGHNGNGNGNGNGNGADDVVIPKKPIQKVIPSRNTEIKPASTSGIPSAIPSDCLGYVKPQSPMKNGTNKFNTSNGGGVTSAAGLASSTTIKSPVSSTTKLGTVKTHRSVTWNHDIPAEKLSFTMRREFDRQREETELMSQLRSIIETRLKMTLPVDIASALTDGVILCHLANYVRPRSVASIHVPSPGVNKLTMARCRRNVDNFLEACRRIGVDENLICCAADVLEGKGAVQVAITVGELFRLHGNGGCGSGNSSGAATPTKSPTRTTRATMSPTPLA, encoded by the exons ATGGCAGCAACGGTTTACCAACGCCTACATAGCGTCGCGGTTGGCGTCGGCAATGCCGCCGGCAGCGGGTCGGCTTCCCTTCCAGGATCTGGATCTGGAACGGGATCAGGGACCGGATCCGGCCATGGAaacacctcctcctcctccgccctCCTCAGTCACTCCCAGCTGACGCGCTCGCTGGAACGAATCCTGGAAGAGGCGCACTTCAGCGGCGAACTGATCCTGACCAATCGCAAGCTGAAGGACTTTCCCAGGACGGGAACGAAGTACTCTCTCACGGACACCGTTATTGCAG ATCTGTCCCGAAATAGATTCGCCGAGCTGCCCGAAGAAGTCACGACGTTTGCGTTTTTGGAGACCCTGCTGCTATATCACAATACGATTCGCAGCATTCCGGAATCGGTGAAGCAGCTGTCCTCGCTAACCTATTTGGATTTGCGCAGCAATCAGCTATCCTCACTACCCCGGGAGATATGTTTCCTGCCCCTACAGGTTCTTCTGGTATCCAACAATCGATTGGCCTCGTTGCCAGACGAACTGGGTCGATTGGATCAGACTCTGACCGATCTGGATGCATCGTATAATCAACTGGCCAACTTACCTGCTCGTCTGGGGGAGCTGAGAACTCTGCGTTCGCTTTCGCTGAGGAGCAATCATTTGATGTATCTGCCCAGGGAACTAACCTGTTTGAGTTTGATATCCCTGGATGTGAGCAACAACAAGATCGCTAGTCTGCCCCTGGAGATTCGTCACATGAGCACCTTGGTAGAGCTGCAGCTGGAGAATAATCCTCTGACCTCGCCCCCAGCTAGT CTTTGCATGCGTGGCCTGGTGCATGTGTTCAAATTTCTAGAGACGCAGGCCACCAAGGACGAGAAGGGTTCCCGTTCCGGTGGCAACTACGATGGATACACCACACTGCGCAGAGCTCCTCGCCACAATTCCAGCGGCAATGTCCTTGAAGCCAGCACCACTGGCAGCAGTAATAACCAGCGAAGACATCAGGTCGATTCGGGTTATAGCACCAGCGATGGTCTCGACAAGCGCTGGTCGCACGATGTCCCTACTAAATCCAAAACGGATTCACCTCTGCACTGTGTGTCCAGTTCGGCGGCTGCCACTTTGCCCAGGACGCTGCCAAGTGCGGTGCATTCGCATGCGGATCTGATGGATGCATCCCTCACCTCCAGCACTAGCACCATTGTGGATGAGAGCCTCACCCTGAGTCCTGCGGCATCGCCCTGCAAGTTGAGCTATGCGCACTCGAATAGCTCTAGTAATAGTTCGTCGCCGGATCAGGACGAGGACATCATGATCGACCACCAGGAGCGCACTGTTCACCATGCCAATGGGAAATCCGGAAAGGGCCTCGGCAATATTCAGACATATAA GGAATACAAGGAGGCCCTGAAACAGCAGCGCAACCAGGAGATCAGCGTCTACAAGCAGAAGCATCCGAATGCCAACCACAGTCCCAATGACGAAGAGGATCTATCCCCGTCGCCGCCGGCTATCTCCAACGGATCTTCCTCCAACACACTGCCAAAGTCCATTATGAAACAGAATAGCAATCAGAACGGTCATAATGGGAACGGAAATGGAAACGGAAATGGGAATGGAGCCGATGATGTTGTTATACCAAAGAAACCAATACAGAAGGTTATACCTTCTCGGAATACGGAAATAAAGCCGGCCTCCACATCCGGCATTCCCTCTGCCATTCCATCGGATTGTTTGGGCTACGTTAAGCCCCAGAGTCCCATGAAAAATGGCacaaataaattcaatacgTCCAATGGTGGAGGAGTGACATCTGCAGCGGGACTCGCCAGCAGTACCACCATAAAATCGCCAGTTAGCTCCACCACCAAGCTGGGTACAGTGAAGACACACCGTTCGGTGACCTGGAACCATGACATTCCCGCGGAGAAGCTGAGCTTTACCATGCGAAGGGAATTTGATCGCCAAAGGGAGGAAACCGAATTGATGTCGCAGTTGAGGAGT ATCATTGAAACGCGTTTAAAGATGACGTTGCCTGTGGATATTGCCTCTGCTCTGACGGATGGTGTAATACTGTGCCATCTGGCCAATTATGTGCGTCCACGTTCGGTGGCCAGCATTCATGTGCCATCACCTGGTGTG AACAAGTTGACCATGGCCAGGTGTCGCCGTAATGTGGACAACTTTTTGGAGGCATGTCGGCGCATTGGAGTAGATGAG
- the LOC108007287 gene encoding uncharacterized protein, whose product MRFRSLKRIFWKEEALLTVILVVGITIAYYVLMNIVLPELLNIGSPGYMFLKLLGFLLFSNIMSNMAMCMLVDPTVDLRHLNLQFELRKPSNDWHECRKCEILAPPRSHHCRVCGVCILTRDHHCYFSACCIGYENYRYFFYFVFYTFVASFISFIASSIFWFVLHGGSYEIPVGRFQFICLYILMLVVLGVSAWELYTCWPIVRYGATYFEANSRNFSYDQGMRSNLKMFFGQRMHWTWISAFIPSHLPHDGINWRKTDACKGDWAVQKTI is encoded by the coding sequence ATGAGATTTCGTTCACTTAAGAGGATCTTTTGGAAGGAGGAAGCCTTACTAACGGTGATCCTTGTAGTTGGTATAACTATTGCGTACTACGTCCTGATGAATATTGTGCTGCCGGAGCTGCTGAATATTGGGAGTCCAGGATACATGTTCCTCAAACTGCTAGGATTCCTTCTGTTTTCCAACATCATGTCCAACATGGCCATGTGCATGCTGGTGGATCCAACAGTCGATCTCAGGCACTTAAATCTGCAATTTGAGTTAAGAAAGCCAAGTAATGACTGGCACGAGTGCCGAAAGTGTGAGATTTTGGCTCCTCCTCGATCCCATCACTGTAGGGTATGTGGGGTTTGTATTCTAACGAGGGATCATCACTGCTACTTCTCCGCTTGCTGCATCGGATATGAAAACTATCGATACTTCTTCTACTTTGTGTTCTACACATTTGTGGCTTCTTTTATATCATTCATAGCCAGCAGCATATTCTGGTTCGTGCTACACGGTGGCAGCTATGAAATCCCAGTCGGCCGTTTTCAGTTTATATGTCTCTATATTTTGATGCTGGTCGTGCTAGGTGTGTCTGCTTGGGAATTATACACTTGTTGGCCAATTGTTCGATATGGGGCCACCTATTTTGAAGCCAATTCCAGGAACTTTTCGTATGATCAGGGAATGAGATCAAACCTAAAGATGTTTTTTGGTCAGCGAATGCATTGGACTTGGATCTCTGCATTTATTCCAAGCCATCTGCCACACGATGGTATAAACTGGAGAAAAACAGATGCCTGTAAAGGCGATTGGGCCGTTCAAAAGACCATATAG